One Methanolobus sp. WCC4 DNA segment encodes these proteins:
- a CDS encoding SagB/ThcOx family dehydrogenase, whose protein sequence is MKNTGKEFMERTQYRYLDMSDQSMGYPQPELEKGVEDSDRIRDLPLPKSIEVEDMDLRQAIENRTSIRNYSSEPLSIEELSYLLWCTQGVKEVVRDVVTFRTVPSAGARHALETYILVNNVEELEKGLYRFLPVEHKLVEVDMGKDIADRVKHGCLDQAFVKSSAVTFIWTAVPYRMAWRYGQRGYRYLHLDAGHTCQNLYLSAVSVGCGVCAIAAFLDEEINPVLGIDGENEFVIYVATVGKK, encoded by the coding sequence ATGAAGAATACCGGAAAAGAGTTCATGGAAAGGACACAGTACAGGTATCTGGACATGTCAGACCAGTCAATGGGTTATCCGCAGCCGGAGCTCGAAAAGGGAGTTGAGGATTCGGACAGGATAAGAGACCTGCCGTTACCTAAGAGCATCGAAGTCGAAGATATGGACCTGAGACAGGCCATCGAAAATAGGACGAGCATCAGGAACTATAGTTCAGAACCACTGTCCATCGAGGAACTGTCATACCTGCTCTGGTGCACACAGGGAGTAAAGGAAGTGGTCCGGGACGTGGTGACCTTCAGGACCGTACCCTCGGCAGGAGCCAGACACGCACTTGAGACCTATATTCTTGTGAACAATGTAGAGGAGCTTGAAAAAGGACTCTATCGCTTCCTCCCGGTCGAACACAAGCTCGTTGAGGTCGATATGGGCAAGGACATAGCTGACAGGGTAAAGCACGGATGTCTGGACCAGGCGTTCGTAAAGAGCAGTGCGGTGACATTCATCTGGACAGCAGTACCCTACAGGATGGCGTGGAGATATGGGCAGAGAGGGTACCGTTACCTGCATCTGGACGCGGGACATACCTGCCAGAACCTCTATCTCAGTGCAGTATCCGTTGGTTGTGGGGTCTGTGCCATCGCAGCTTTCCTTGATGAGGAGATCAATCCCGTGCTAGGGATCGATGGAGAGAACGAGTTCGTCATATACGTGGCAACCGTGGGGAAGAAATGA
- a CDS encoding methyltransferase domain-containing protein produces MGMGNMKKTVYDSRARKYDSWYDRNPAVYTSEMGAIRKLMPPGIGKNAIEIGVGTGRFAAELGITHGLDPSASMLEIAARRGVWCIKGVSEALPVKSSSMELVLIVTSFCLMDAEPTLEEIYRVLTPEGSFIIAFVEKNSILGRKYRKKAPKSRFYMNISFRTTEDMISILEEHGFGDITVTQTLFKPLNLIREPEKAENGFGRGSFIVIMAKRMKNG; encoded by the coding sequence ATGGGAATGGGGAACATGAAGAAAACCGTTTATGACAGCCGTGCCCGGAAATATGATAGCTGGTACGACAGGAATCCGGCGGTCTATACATCTGAGATGGGAGCCATCCGAAAACTGATGCCTCCCGGCATTGGAAAGAACGCTATTGAGATCGGTGTTGGAACCGGCAGGTTTGCAGCGGAACTGGGCATAACCCATGGACTTGACCCTTCGGCCAGTATGCTGGAAATTGCAGCACGCAGGGGAGTCTGGTGCATAAAAGGAGTTTCAGAAGCGCTTCCTGTCAAAAGCTCATCAATGGAACTTGTCCTGATAGTTACAAGTTTCTGTTTAATGGATGCAGAACCGACACTGGAAGAAATATATCGGGTCCTGACCCCTGAAGGGTCCTTTATCATCGCTTTTGTAGAGAAGAACAGCATCCTTGGCAGGAAGTACCGTAAAAAAGCACCAAAGAGCAGGTTCTACATGAATATTTCCTTTCGTACTACAGAAGATATGATATCAATACTGGAAGAGCATGGTTTCGGGGATATTACTGTCACACAGACGCTTTTCAAACCACTGAATTTAATCAGGGAACCGGAAAAAGCAGAGAATGGATTCGGAAGAGGGTCCTTTATAGTCATAATGGCAAAACGGATGAAGAACGGATAA
- a CDS encoding DNA-3-methyladenine glycosylase I, with translation MKVRCEWAEFNEQEIEYHDKEWGTPEHDDRKLFEFLILEGAQAGLSWDTILKRRENYRKAFDGFDYNRVASYDEAKIGELLQDAGIIRNKLKVRSAVRNAKAFIEVRNEFGSFDSYLKFFLPDGKPIQNSWESISEIPAKTDLSEMISKDLKKRGFNFVGPTIVYAFMQAVGMVNDHVTGCFRYQECRDME, from the coding sequence ATGAAGGTCAGATGTGAGTGGGCTGAGTTCAACGAACAGGAAATAGAGTATCATGACAAAGAGTGGGGAACACCCGAACATGATGACAGGAAACTGTTCGAGTTCCTGATACTGGAAGGGGCACAGGCAGGACTTAGCTGGGATACGATCCTGAAAAGAAGGGAGAACTACAGGAAAGCTTTCGATGGTTTTGATTACAACAGGGTCGCTTCCTATGATGAAGCAAAGATAGGGGAACTGCTTCAGGATGCGGGTATCATAAGGAACAAACTGAAAGTACGTTCTGCTGTCAGGAATGCAAAGGCATTCATCGAGGTAAGGAATGAGTTCGGTTCATTCGATAGTTATCTTAAGTTCTTCCTGCCGGACGGGAAGCCGATACAGAACTCATGGGAATCAATTTCAGAGATCCCTGCAAAGACCGATCTGTCGGAGATGATCAGCAAGGATTTGAAGAAAAGGGGCTTCAACTTCGTGGGTCCCACGATAGTGTATGCTTTCATGCAGGCTGTGGGAATGGTCAATGACCATGTGACAGGTTGTTTCAGGTATCAGGAATGCAGGGATATGGAATAG
- a CDS encoding metal-dependent hydrolase, which yields MPFTPFHFGPALLLGEVFEKKVNLFSILIGSVIIDVRATYCMFTGCRPLHGPLHTLLVATAIGLLLAWLVFSQRTWLQKITDRLRIEQSYSLHSVLTGAIIGIWSHVLLDAPLYTDISPFWPLPVNPLFAVAGSGTIYMLCALAFLPAFMIFSYRYWKRA from the coding sequence ATGCCCTTCACACCTTTCCATTTCGGACCGGCCTTACTTCTCGGAGAGGTCTTTGAGAAAAAGGTCAACCTCTTTTCTATTTTGATCGGAAGCGTCATTATAGATGTGAGAGCCACATACTGCATGTTCACAGGTTGCAGGCCTCTTCACGGACCACTGCACACCCTTTTGGTCGCAACAGCCATAGGACTGCTACTTGCATGGCTGGTCTTTTCACAAAGGACATGGTTGCAAAAAATTACCGATAGACTGAGAATAGAGCAAAGCTACTCATTACATTCGGTCCTGACAGGAGCCATAATCGGGATATGGAGCCACGTACTTCTTGATGCACCCCTTTACACGGACATCAGTCCTTTCTGGCCTCTGCCGGTCAACCCTCTTTTCGCAGTTGCAGGCTCAGGAACGATATACATGTTATGTGCACTCGCTTTCCTGCCAGCATTCATGATATTTAGCTACAGATACTGGAAAAGAGCCTGA
- the sppA gene encoding signal peptide peptidase SppA: protein MTGDNKDRKTEDDGDYPGYHTYPYSYDDKEKDSDSSVPSDDKEVRVSENDTPVEDENVVAVSGETATVQTEDNTEDNASGSPAYIAPEPAVEEVKTEPQAEGRKAYTEPSREPPVIKKKSRKWQYVAIIAVLLFVIGASFAAIYQAFNGDIYSSDGKVAVIYIQGTLVTSTVPGGFGYVSSEEISDNIRRALDDEDVKAIVLRVNSGGGSSTAGEEVYSEVKKASESGVPVVVSMGSTAASAAYHLSAPADLIVANPTTMTGSIGTIWIFQNLSKYYDSEGIEYYVVKSGETKDMGYPWRGLSDEEKEYANKVVSQVYNEFIKDVAEGRDMSLSEVKALADGRIYIGSEAKELGLVDEMGNLYDSIDMAAELGGIEGEPTVVYMNKPTLSSLLFSSETGVDVTSEEFITYYEGNPYGYIS, encoded by the coding sequence ATGACAGGAGACAATAAAGATAGAAAAACAGAGGATGATGGGGACTATCCCGGTTATCATACTTACCCGTATAGCTATGACGATAAAGAGAAGGACAGCGATAGCTCCGTCCCTTCGGACGATAAAGAAGTCAGAGTATCTGAAAACGACACGCCTGTTGAGGATGAAAACGTAGTCGCAGTGTCCGGCGAGACTGCGACCGTGCAGACCGAAGATAATACAGAGGACAACGCAAGCGGTTCACCTGCATATATCGCTCCTGAGCCAGCCGTGGAAGAAGTAAAAACCGAACCACAGGCTGAAGGAAGAAAGGCCTATACAGAACCATCCCGGGAGCCTCCTGTTATCAAAAAGAAAAGCCGTAAATGGCAGTACGTTGCCATTATAGCAGTTCTCCTTTTCGTCATCGGTGCAAGTTTTGCAGCCATCTACCAGGCATTCAATGGAGATATCTATTCTTCAGATGGCAAGGTAGCGGTCATCTACATTCAAGGAACCCTTGTTACCAGTACCGTGCCAGGTGGATTCGGTTACGTAAGCTCCGAAGAGATCTCGGACAACATCAGGAGAGCCCTGGATGACGAGGATGTGAAAGCCATCGTCCTGAGGGTCAATAGTGGAGGAGGATCATCCACTGCAGGCGAGGAAGTATACTCCGAGGTCAAAAAGGCAAGTGAGAGCGGAGTACCTGTGGTAGTATCCATGGGAAGCACCGCAGCCAGTGCAGCATATCATCTTTCAGCCCCGGCAGATCTTATCGTTGCCAATCCCACCACAATGACTGGAAGCATAGGAACGATATGGATATTCCAGAACCTCTCGAAATACTACGATTCCGAGGGTATCGAATACTATGTGGTGAAATCAGGAGAGACCAAGGACATGGGATACCCGTGGAGAGGACTTTCTGACGAAGAGAAGGAGTATGCCAACAAGGTGGTTTCACAGGTCTATAATGAATTCATCAAGGACGTGGCAGAAGGCAGGGATATGAGCCTCAGCGAGGTCAAAGCCCTTGCAGACGGAAGGATCTACATCGGATCCGAGGCAAAGGAACTCGGTCTTGTGGACGAGATGGGCAATCTCTACGATTCCATAGATATGGCAGCAGAGCTTGGCGGGATCGAAGGTGAGCCAACCGTGGTATACATGAACAAACCAACTCTCTCAAGCCTGCTTTTCAGCTCAGAGACAGGTGTGGACGTAACCTCAGAGGAATTCATAACCTATTACGAAGGAAACCCCTACGGATACATCAGTTGA
- the metG gene encoding methionine--tRNA ligase, with protein MSNIPSDKAVLVTCGLPYANGKAHVGHLRTYIPADIYVRSLNKNSQETTFVCGSDTHGTPIVVNAEELGITPKELMQKYHVHFEEVFRKMGVRFDAYGTTDDEENHNRTLEIVDKLMEKGYVYPKVIEIAYCSQCDRFLPDRYVAGTCPHCGEQARGDECDQGCGKHLEPGELKEPTCTICKGPAEYREQEHFFFKLSEFKDFLMDHLEHLGGTLNARNYAMGWIKQELTDWCITRNLEWGVKFPGHDDLVVYVWVDAPIGYMAFTEEWAAETGGDWEKFWRGDCPIVHFIGGDIIYHHCIFWPAMLKGADYSQPSAVVASGMLKIEDKTFSKSRGYVVWVEEDYLDHGFHPDLLRYYLVSYTSHTKEVNFSWKIFQDKINTELVGVLGNFLYRNLLFAFKNFGEIPEGDIDPEVLEKINSTIEEVVRANSEYEFKKAADTAMALASYGNSYFQANEPWKLIKEDKDACGKVVKNCIQLAKALILLFEPMTPGSMEVAWKQIGMDSDVHEVTYEEATVEVVSGTKLAKPGILFTKLEDDKIDQMEEISSNRVKAAMAKEAGIKEVEIMEYKDEIEYDDFSKLDIRVGKILTAEKVKKSKKLLCLQVDIGDEEPRQVVAGLAEHYEPEEMVGKTVNVLVNLKPVKLCGVESRGMLLAADSGEKVSLLSTDKDMDPGSSIC; from the coding sequence ATGTCAAACATTCCTTCTGATAAAGCCGTGCTTGTTACATGCGGCCTTCCGTATGCGAACGGAAAGGCTCATGTGGGGCACCTTAGAACATATATCCCCGCAGATATCTATGTGAGGTCACTGAACAAGAACTCACAGGAGACTACATTTGTCTGCGGCTCCGATACCCACGGCACTCCTATCGTTGTGAACGCAGAGGAGCTTGGTATCACACCTAAAGAACTCATGCAGAAGTATCATGTCCACTTCGAAGAGGTATTCAGGAAGATGGGTGTGAGGTTCGATGCCTACGGGACCACTGATGATGAAGAGAACCACAACCGTACACTTGAGATAGTCGATAAGCTGATGGAGAAGGGTTATGTCTATCCCAAGGTGATCGAGATCGCATACTGTTCTCAGTGTGACCGTTTCCTGCCTGACAGGTATGTAGCAGGTACATGCCCACACTGTGGTGAGCAGGCACGTGGTGACGAATGTGATCAGGGATGTGGCAAGCATCTGGAACCCGGTGAGCTCAAGGAACCAACATGTACTATATGTAAGGGTCCTGCCGAGTACAGGGAACAGGAACATTTCTTCTTCAAGCTCTCAGAGTTCAAGGACTTCCTGATGGACCATCTGGAACACCTTGGCGGTACACTTAACGCACGTAATTATGCAATGGGATGGATCAAGCAGGAGCTCACTGACTGGTGTATCACCAGGAACCTCGAATGGGGTGTGAAGTTCCCGGGACATGACGACCTCGTGGTATATGTCTGGGTGGATGCTCCTATAGGTTACATGGCCTTCACGGAAGAGTGGGCAGCAGAGACCGGCGGAGACTGGGAGAAGTTCTGGAGAGGTGACTGTCCGATAGTCCATTTCATCGGTGGGGACATCATCTATCACCACTGCATATTCTGGCCTGCAATGCTCAAGGGAGCGGACTACAGCCAGCCTTCAGCAGTGGTCGCTTCAGGTATGCTGAAGATCGAGGATAAGACCTTCTCAAAGAGCCGCGGATATGTTGTCTGGGTCGAGGAGGACTATCTTGACCATGGTTTCCATCCTGACCTTCTCAGATACTATCTTGTAAGTTACACCTCGCACACCAAAGAGGTCAATTTCTCATGGAAGATCTTCCAGGACAAGATCAACACCGAGCTTGTTGGCGTGCTGGGTAATTTCCTGTACAGGAACCTCCTCTTCGCGTTCAAGAACTTCGGGGAGATCCCTGAGGGAGACATCGACCCTGAGGTTCTGGAGAAGATCAACTCCACCATTGAAGAGGTTGTCAGGGCTAACTCCGAGTATGAGTTCAAGAAGGCTGCTGACACTGCAATGGCCCTTGCATCATACGGAAATTCATACTTCCAGGCAAATGAGCCCTGGAAGCTCATCAAGGAAGACAAGGATGCCTGCGGAAAGGTTGTTAAGAACTGCATCCAGCTTGCAAAGGCACTCATCCTGCTGTTCGAGCCAATGACCCCGGGCAGCATGGAAGTGGCATGGAAGCAGATCGGCATGGATTCTGATGTCCATGAAGTTACATATGAAGAAGCAACCGTCGAGGTAGTGAGCGGAACAAAGCTTGCAAAGCCGGGAATCCTGTTCACCAAGCTTGAGGACGATAAGATCGATCAGATGGAAGAGATCTCATCCAACCGTGTAAAGGCAGCAATGGCAAAGGAAGCCGGAATCAAGGAAGTAGAAATAATGGAATACAAAGACGAAATAGAATATGATGATTTTTCAAAGCTTGATATCAGGGTAGGCAAGATCCTCACCGCTGAGAAGGTCAAGAAATCAAAGAAACTCCTGTGTCTTCAGGTAGACATAGGAGACGAGGAACCAAGACAGGTAGTTGCAGGTCTTGCAGAACACTACGAGCCAGAGGAAATGGTCGGCAAGACCGTTAACGTGCTTGTGAACCTGAAACCTGTAAAGCTCTGCGGAGTCGAATCCAGAGGAATGCTCCTTGCAGCTGATTCAGGCGAGAAGGTTTCCCTGCTCAGTACAGATAAGGATATGGACCCCGGATCCAGCATTTGCTGA
- a CDS encoding type II toxin-antitoxin system mRNA interferase toxin, RelE/StbE family produces the protein MEYSIVVSEIVDRKFMKLAKKNPKQMSIIGKKVQQIVQNPYHYKPLRGDLHGARRVHIDSSFVLIYEIDEDNKAIRILDYDHHDIIY, from the coding sequence ATGGAATATAGCATTGTTGTATCTGAGATCGTCGACAGGAAATTCATGAAGCTTGCCAAAAAGAATCCAAAACAGATGAGCATCATTGGCAAGAAGGTTCAACAAATTGTCCAGAATCCCTATCATTATAAACCATTACGTGGTGATCTGCACGGTGCAAGGAGAGTACATATCGACTCTTCTTTTGTACTTATCTACGAGATTGATGAGGATAACAAAGCGATAAGGATCCTTGACTACGACCATCATGATATAATCTATTAA
- a CDS encoding ATP-binding protein: protein MHNTHMLIDEIEDDEIRVVSSSASNLALYAQYESMYTNTSKLYHLLSDDGLLRAHGIESLLIYDPSTASPVFEHTISGYPPSDDIEGYIVSNPDIFSKCITEGSLSGLVFIPERTVVVAMECFSSGNGSASVIVVSHMIDLNSTGDVSDGHISVVMEDIEHGYAVSGSANLIAGNTSLSSFEAGLPAGVVPLYDIMGDPVKLLKVGTKGQTTAEGLEMVFYLAVIIVFLGSVELYLHIYLAKNVNYAKFNLLVHGLGNIQRSGDLSSRVIIEGDDEVNLLANSINEMLGSLEEKEGKYHSLFEQSNDAIMLLGPDASLIDTNSKTSELLGYTYSALHTMDIRSLSPEGYSPNLVDIYEDTMNKGSVRSEIRLSLSSKKDIYADISSSMIDEEKGTVQLIIRDITEKRIYEDALLHAKVEADAANHAKSQFLANMSHELRTPLNSIIGFSDMLLLQSFGVINEKQERYLGNISNSGKHLLTLINDILDLSKIEAGMMDLNAEEVSVTDLVDEVVGTVSSLASRKDLSLTSNIDTELTLIEVDRNKIKQVLLNLLGNAIKFTPEKGSITVEAGKHGKNVIFAVKDTGIGISKTDQAYLFSEFTQVDSDHNRKYEGTGLGLALVKKFVEMHQGHVWVASEPGKGSIFYFEIPVKGNKK, encoded by the coding sequence ATGCATAACACCCATATGCTGATCGATGAGATAGAAGATGATGAGATCAGAGTTGTCAGCTCAAGTGCTTCGAATCTGGCATTGTACGCACAATATGAAAGTATGTACACAAATACAAGCAAGCTCTATCATCTCTTATCTGATGACGGATTACTCAGGGCACACGGTATTGAATCTCTTCTCATCTATGATCCTTCAACAGCATCTCCTGTCTTCGAGCACACGATAAGCGGCTATCCGCCATCTGATGATATCGAAGGATATATCGTTTCCAATCCTGATATCTTTTCAAAATGTATTACTGAAGGTTCTCTCTCAGGTCTGGTCTTTATCCCTGAAAGGACAGTGGTAGTTGCAATGGAGTGCTTCAGTTCGGGAAATGGGAGTGCCTCTGTTATTGTAGTGTCCCACATGATCGACCTGAATTCAACAGGAGATGTATCTGATGGCCATATATCGGTCGTTATGGAAGACATAGAACATGGTTACGCTGTTAGTGGTTCAGCAAATCTGATAGCAGGTAATACTTCACTCAGTTCATTTGAAGCAGGCCTTCCTGCAGGAGTTGTTCCATTATACGACATAATGGGGGATCCGGTAAAGTTACTAAAGGTAGGAACAAAAGGCCAGACCACTGCAGAAGGACTGGAGATGGTGTTCTATCTTGCTGTTATAATAGTTTTTCTGGGTTCCGTTGAACTTTACCTCCATATCTATCTTGCAAAGAATGTGAACTATGCCAAATTCAATCTTCTCGTCCATGGACTTGGGAATATACAGAGAAGTGGAGATCTCTCATCCAGGGTAATTATCGAAGGTGATGACGAGGTCAACTTGCTGGCAAATAGCATAAACGAGATGCTGGGGTCACTTGAGGAAAAGGAAGGAAAATATCATTCTCTTTTCGAGCAGTCAAATGATGCTATCATGCTTTTAGGTCCTGATGCTTCTTTGATCGATACGAACAGCAAGACATCTGAATTGCTCGGATATACGTATTCTGCACTTCATACCATGGATATCAGATCCTTATCTCCAGAAGGTTATTCACCGAACCTTGTCGATATCTATGAGGATACCATGAATAAAGGATCTGTCAGGTCCGAGATCAGGTTAAGTCTGTCCAGCAAAAAAGATATCTATGCAGATATAAGTTCCTCGATGATCGATGAAGAAAAGGGCACGGTTCAGTTGATCATCCGTGATATAACTGAAAAGAGGATCTATGAGGATGCTTTGTTACATGCAAAGGTCGAAGCTGATGCTGCCAACCATGCAAAGAGCCAGTTCCTTGCAAATATGAGTCATGAACTGCGTACCCCCTTAAATTCCATTATCGGCTTCTCGGATATGTTGCTATTACAGTCTTTCGGGGTAATTAATGAGAAGCAAGAACGTTACCTGGGTAATATTTCAAATAGCGGGAAACATCTTCTGACCCTCATAAATGATATTCTGGACCTATCCAAGATAGAGGCAGGAATGATGGACCTGAATGCGGAGGAGGTATCAGTTACAGATCTGGTTGATGAGGTCGTAGGAACCGTTTCTTCACTTGCATCAAGGAAAGATCTCTCCTTAACATCAAATATCGATACGGAACTGACTCTGATCGAAGTTGATAGGAATAAGATAAAACAGGTTCTTCTGAATCTCCTTGGCAATGCTATCAAGTTCACTCCTGAAAAGGGCAGTATTACTGTGGAAGCAGGAAAACATGGTAAAAATGTCATATTTGCAGTTAAGGATACAGGGATCGGTATATCTAAGACCGATCAGGCATACCTTTTCTCTGAATTCACACAGGTAGATTCTGATCACAATCGTAAATATGAGGGAACAGGACTTGGACTCGCTCTGGTAAAGAAGTTCGTGGAAATGCACCAGGGACATGTCTGGGTAGCAAGTGAACCCGGAAAAGGTTCCATCTTCTATTTTGAGATCCCGGTAAAAGGGAACAAAAAGTAA
- the cyaB gene encoding class IV adenylate cyclase, with translation MLEIEVKARADHQQAKELLTDMGAHFIGVQHHSDTYFNAPHRDFGNTDEALRIRSVDGRSVMTYKGKKLDTVSKTREEFETDVDGGNTRSILLALGFYESGVVKKIREVFKYEDMTICLDSVEGLGEFMEVEIGAESDIETHKKQIFSFLENFGIGEEDSIRTSYLEMVLEKE, from the coding sequence ATGTTAGAGATAGAAGTTAAAGCCCGTGCCGATCATCAGCAGGCAAAGGAACTGCTGACCGACATGGGTGCTCATTTTATAGGTGTCCAGCATCACAGCGACACCTATTTCAACGCCCCTCACCGGGATTTCGGGAACACTGATGAAGCACTGAGGATACGCTCCGTCGACGGCCGTTCGGTCATGACCTACAAGGGAAAGAAACTGGACACCGTATCCAAGACCCGTGAGGAATTCGAGACTGATGTCGATGGCGGAAACACAAGAAGCATCCTGCTTGCACTTGGATTCTACGAATCCGGTGTCGTTAAGAAGATAAGAGAGGTCTTCAAATACGAGGATATGACCATCTGCCTTGACAGTGTCGAAGGACTTGGCGAGTTCATGGAAGTCGAGATCGGCGCAGAGTCGGATATCGAGACCCACAAAAAGCAGATATTCTCATTTCTGGAGAATTTCGGGATAGGAGAAGAGGATTCTATAAGGACATCCTATCTTGAGATGGTGTTGGAGAAGGAATAG
- a CDS encoding Zn-ribbon domain-containing OB-fold protein, producing the protein MSVPRFWRKQIARYNLVGTHCKQCDEYFYPPRNMCPACRREGEIEDFKFSGKGEVVTFTVIHTAAEGFEGQTPYVLAIIKLVEGPSLTSQIICDPKDVSIGMKVSPVFRKLGQDGEQGMIYYGTKFVPEKC; encoded by the coding sequence ATGTCAGTACCACGATTTTGGAGAAAACAGATAGCAAGATACAACCTTGTTGGTACCCACTGTAAACAGTGCGATGAATATTTCTACCCGCCACGTAACATGTGTCCTGCATGCAGGCGTGAGGGAGAGATAGAGGATTTCAAGTTCAGTGGAAAAGGTGAGGTCGTGACGTTCACTGTTATACACACCGCAGCTGAAGGTTTTGAGGGTCAGACCCCTTATGTCCTCGCTATTATCAAACTGGTGGAAGGACCAAGCCTCACAAGCCAGATCATATGCGATCCTAAAGACGTGTCTATCGGCATGAAGGTCAGTCCTGTGTTCAGGAAGCTGGGACAGGACGGCGAACAGGGTATGATCTACTACGGTACCAAATTTGTCCCTGAGAAATGTTAG
- a CDS encoding thiolase domain-containing protein codes for MRDVAIIGVKNTEFGELWDRSFRDVVVEAGVGAVSDAGVAGEKIDAMFVGNMSGGQFVEQEHIGALIADYSGLAKNIHVPSTRVEAACASGGLALRQGIYAVASGMDDIVIAAGAEKMTDVPSPKASAALAAAADREWEGIMGATFPGLYSMIARLHMHKYGTTSEQLAEVAVKNHRNGQHNPIAQYKTPITVDSVLRSIMVADPLHIFDCSPITDGASAVVLAPADIAHEFTDTPIYVKATAQASDTIALHDRRDITTLDASVAAGKRAYEMAGMRPEDIDLVEVHDCFTIAEICAIEDLGFAKKGEGGIVTQNGETAIGGRIPVNTSGGLKSCGHPVGATGVKQAVEIVEQLRGEAGKRQVDGAEVGMTHNVGGSGATAVVHILSRNR; via the coding sequence ATGAGAGATGTAGCGATCATAGGTGTTAAGAACACAGAATTCGGTGAATTGTGGGACCGCTCTTTCAGAGATGTGGTCGTCGAGGCCGGTGTAGGTGCTGTAAGTGATGCAGGCGTTGCAGGAGAGAAGATCGATGCGATGTTCGTCGGTAACATGAGCGGCGGACAGTTCGTCGAGCAGGAACATATAGGTGCACTTATCGCTGATTATTCAGGTCTTGCAAAGAACATACACGTACCTTCAACACGTGTTGAAGCTGCCTGTGCCTCAGGAGGACTGGCACTCAGACAGGGAATATATGCCGTGGCCTCAGGAATGGATGACATCGTCATCGCAGCAGGAGCCGAGAAAATGACCGATGTTCCTTCACCAAAGGCATCAGCAGCTCTTGCAGCAGCAGCTGACAGGGAATGGGAAGGTATCATGGGAGCGACGTTCCCGGGATTATATTCAATGATAGCAAGGCTTCACATGCACAAATACGGAACTACAAGCGAACAGCTTGCAGAGGTCGCTGTGAAGAACCACCGCAACGGACAGCACAACCCGATAGCCCAGTACAAGACACCGATCACTGTTGATTCGGTCCTGAGATCCATTATGGTTGCAGACCCGCTGCACATATTCGACTGTTCACCTATCACGGATGGTGCATCTGCCGTGGTCCTCGCACCAGCGGATATAGCCCACGAGTTTACAGACACACCTATCTATGTGAAGGCAACCGCACAGGCCTCGGATACCATTGCACTGCACGACCGCAGGGACATAACGACCCTTGATGCCAGTGTGGCAGCAGGAAAGAGGGCATACGAGATGGCAGGAATGAGACCAGAGGACATTGACCTTGTAGAGGTCCATGACTGTTTCACCATTGCCGAGATATGCGCCATCGAAGACCTGGGCTTTGCAAAGAAAGGAGAAGGTGGAATTGTCACACAGAACGGAGAGACAGCGATCGGCGGCAGGATACCTGTGAACACCTCAGGAGGACTCAAGTCATGTGGACACCCCGTAGGTGCCACCGGTGTGAAGCAGGCTGTTGAGATCGTCGAGCAGCTTCGTGGTGAGGCAGGAAAGCGTCAGGTAGACGGAGCAGAGGTTGGAATGACCCACAATGTGGGAGGTTCCGGTGCGACCGCTGTTGTCCACATCTTATCGAGGAACAGGTGA